GAGAACGCAGGCTTGGACTCATACATGTCCAAGCTCCCCTTTGTCAAACAAGCCAAGGTATTGTGCAGCAGGTCTGTTGCCAAATCGTTGGCGCCATAACAATGAACATTGTGCAGAATCGCTTTCACGGCAATATCCTCATTGTGCCCCAAAGCAACAAGCTTTGACACAGTATCGTTGTATATAATTTCCATGCATTTCAACGAAATGTCTTTCATTTGAACCTCGTTGCACAAAACCCATCTGGAGGAATCAACATTAGGGTTTGAATCAGAAATGGGACCCTTGACATGATAGTATTTATAGGGCACCATCCATCCATTGTCCAAATTGGAAGCTGAATCGGATTCGGATTTCATCCAAAGAGCTTTCCAATTAGCttgattgtttttattattcacACTGAAACCCGTGTTGTTATCCCTAAACTTTCGTGAATTAATTCAATACATAGAGATAATGACGAACTGAAAAGGAAAATGAATAAGAATAGAGACACTCACAGAGGGGTATCGGAGAGAACATTATCCCTGTAATTCATTGCTCTCTTCTATGTTCCGTTGAAGATAGAAGAGAGCAATGAAAATTGTGAGTGCCGAGTTCAGTTTCTATCACTTCTTTCACTCAACTTCACTGAAGCTCACTGAAGCTCAGTGCCACCGCAAGTTTTCGTTTCGGGTTTGGCCAATTTATAGCTTTCTCTATGTGGGCCCACACCCTCAAAAATATTTGGGCCATCCTTCACTCTTGCTTTTTAGCACCTACCTAATTGTTTTCCACACTTCCCTATTCCAGTGAATGACGGAAATATTATTAAACTTTTtctgaaaatattattaaatattttggaaaatattgaaaaataaaatatattacagaattaaattctaaaatacattataaaatatttattttttaatttttcttattaatattaGGAGAGATTGCAATTATGTTTCTCTTGTATATTATAGTAAATAGTAGTCgcattcttttttaattttgtaataatttttcatattttatgaaCAATTTTCAATACTTAAAGGTACCCAATAAACCATTATCTAAAACGAAAAATCAGTAAACTaagtaaaatcaataaaaataagtaaaatcaGTAAACTAAGTAAATTCATTTTCAACTACCTCAAATCTTTTTTATCCTTACTTATATGTCtactttcttaatttttatctCTTACTATATTATCactattattttagttttttacaTAACTTCTAaagcatattttttaaaattaaaataaataataaaaattacccATAAGATAAGTATAGAAATATTTTTGGGAGAAAATTGAAACAAAAGAGTTGGTGGTCCTGTTATTTAGTGGTAAGTTTATCCATGCTTCtcaacttaatatttttttttcttgttgtctTTACTTTATTGATGCTCCGTGAATTGGAAAATTTTATTTCGCTATTTATTATTCCATTATAACGCAtacttttaaagtaaaaaaaaaaagtgggcATTGAAAGTGGTAAATATTAATGCTACATTGGATTGTGCATAGGAACACCCTCCCGTGATGGAGCCTAAAATGGATTTGACCCACCCACCCACCAAATCTATCGTCAAATTTAGCCCAACAGCAATGTTTTTATAGGAAACATGAGAGGGTCACTAATTATTCTTTCCATCTTAGTAATTCAATGTTTCCAAATTATTGAGTTTCATGCTTCGTGTATATACTTAGTACTGGATTATTATAACCAAAAGGTTTTaggtgtgtttttttttcttatacattatttatcttatttatttctACTTAATATAAGAGTTCAGACTCTAACGTTCGTCTAATTTTATACCCACACTATTTGTAATCTTCTTTTTTCTTATATCGTGTGTATCGGTAGGAATCGGacaatatcataattttaatattagatGTTGATCTATCGATATGTGCAAAAtgtatcaaaataataataaaaaataattaacacaCCTTAAACCGTATAAAGAATGAAGTAATACACGCTTAATCATGTTATGCATGTTAATCCTCGTCCAAGAGTAAGAGAGCACATCACACCCATACAAATAGGCACAATAGACAAAGCAAatgtatgtcattattattgcATTAACTACATCTGAATACTCACTTGAGCGTAGGATAACATTTAGTCAAAATATTCCCAACTAAAAGTCGAAACCAAACGTTAGAAGAGGAAGAGTAAGAAAAACACGATCCTAAGAGAATGAATCAATTCTCCCCTTAATAATAACTTCTGAAGAAAATGAATCAGTTCTTCActcaataataatttttcaaacCCGAACAATTTGTttcttgtaataaaaaaaattgtatgaataatgaaaattaaaaaaattattgttaatgtTATGAATACTTGTACTATTAAAAACCTTATCCAAAGTGAAgcgtatatattaaaaaaagtaataatgtTAAGTGGGAagaaaaggaataaaaaaaatgtgaatatttttttgGGAAAAGAGAGAGATTGGAATTTAGGTAAATGGAGTGAGACAGAGGACCACAGTTTTAGATTAAGAGAGCCATGGTCCTTATTTCTCATCTTGTACCTTAGTAATAATAATTCCGAAGGAGAGTCCATGATTTGATTCCCTCTTTTCTTTGTGTTCCCACTGTTTTTGCCCAAAGGAAATGTTAAAAGTGGTCCTTTACAGCTTCACTCATCATGCAAACTTTTACAAAGATTAAGTAAATACTAAAACATTTTACTAAACAATACTTACCTGGTTAATATGGATAACATGAAAGGTAGATCAATTAACGTGAACTTTTGTACTTTAATTAAACATAGTCTTAGATTAAGTTTTAGACACACTAGGATGTTTTCTTTGCCATTGTTTTTGTTCTTCACCTGTGAAGCTCGGATACGGTCAAATCGAGCTGTTTGCGCTTCCGACACGCCGGCGACGCGGATACGCGACGGGTGCGTGCACGACACGGTGTCGGACGCAGCTGTATGGGCCAGATACGGCCTTCTTTCAGGACACGTCGGAGGAGACGCATTCCACTCCTTGGACACGCCGGAGATACGCGGTTCACTCTGTAAACCCTTATTTCACAGaaaatcttaactaaaatctcaaataaaatcataaaatcttaaacaaatcatttaaataaaaatatatataaaaatattaaaaaaatccaaaaataatttatacataacCCTGTGtcctataattttcaatttaaccGTATTTTCATATCTGTATCAGTGTCGTATCCATAGCCGGATGAGTCTGGGCTTCATAGTTCTTCACATCTCCTCCTACATATGCTATTACTcactcactctctctctctccactTTCACTTTCAGAGTAACAAGTTGTCAGGCTGTGTTTGCCCCACTTGGGAGTTGGGGACGCTATTTAGTTTCGTTTTTTTGGTGAGAGTGTCTcaactctttcttcttctttatcgcTACTTTCAAGTTGCTTCATGCATGGCTCCCTAAGGGAAAGAAAACTTATCGTTTGACTGTTACGTTATCCTGTCTGCAAATTTAGTTGCTTTCACAATCTGCTTCATAAGAGGTTTTCTCTCTTGCTCTGATTCTGCTGCTATAATGCCAAATTATAGTTCATTTTCCAAGCTTTTTTATGCCATCTTTATGCTTCATGTGcatgactttacaggatttcttTTTCAGGTGTTCAAATGGGGGGAGAAAGAGTTTTATTCTCTAAGTAGAGTTTggtaaagataatatttttgaGATAATGCCCGTTCCGCTTGCCCCCTACCCTCCACCACCTCCATATACGCCTCCACCAAATGGTATCTTTGCTTACTCTACTCTTTCTTTCTTTGCTCATTCATGTTGGAGGTAGAATGATAACACACTTGATTACTACTTACATAAAAATCAAAAACTCCAATTTTTGCTTCTGATGGTTAATGGAAGAAACGAGTTATTGTTTTCACGACCAAGTCCTTTAGAATGATTCGcatatataaaatagaaatgCTCAATTCACTCAAAGGAGGAAAAGGAGAAAGAAATTTCGTTTCCCAAATGGTGGATTGAACATGAAGATGTGTTTAGTAAAATTCCTTTGAgacttttaatttgtttgtaatGTGTTGATTGGAGATAATTTGTTAGAATTTAGATGTCTTTTTCACGTACAGTTCTGTATTCTAGTCCAATTTCTCTTCTCACCAGGCTTGCCATTTGAAAAATTGGACCTGTATTAATGGCAGTATGAATGCTAGAACATTTATTGCAATGgcaagaaagagaaaaggagaaaaagaaaTTGGACTAAGAATAATTTGTCATTTATTTGATACATGCAAATAATTTATGTCAAAACCTTCCTTGGTAACTAGGTGCGCAGAGTCAAGTTGTATGTTCTGGGTGTAGAAACCTTCTGCTTTATCCAGTTGGAGCCACCTCAGTGTGCTGTGCTGTTTGCAATGCAGTCACAACTGTGCCACCTCCTGGTAcggtgcactttctctctctaatTCTTGTTATTTGGGAAGTTCAACTTGTTACTATTCCAATTTTTTCAATCTACCAAATATAAGTAAGATGAAATCATAAGAACTTGTTGCATTTGCACAGAAATGGCCCAGTTAGTATGTGGAGGCTGCCACACTCTCCTCATGTTCATCCGTGGAGCCACAAATGTCCAATGCTCTTGTTGTCACACAGTCAATCTAGCTTTGGAAGGTATTGAACCACAAATCACCAGatgaactttaaaaaataatttttttaagcgTTTGTGTGTTTTGTATACATATTCATGTTTATATATGGACAGAGTTTCTTTAGTGTGGtaagttattattatttgagtCATTACTTTGTGTGTATGAAAATTGTAACAGCAAATCAGGTGGCACATGTCAACTGTGGGAACTGTGAGATGCTACTCAGGTACCAATATGGAGCAAGATCCGTGAAATGTGCCATTTGCAGTTTTGTAACATCAGTTGGGGTCAGTACAATCTCTTCTTTACATACTACGAAGATTTCTGCTAACATGACTCCCAAATTGATATGAAATGATCcttataaatgtatttttattagaGAGAAGGTGTATTTTTGTTATGCATTCTTCCTTTCTTAGCAACTTAGTGCAAGTACTAAATAAATGTCATACCTGAACGTGAAAAAGGTCCTTTGTATATAGGGGTAGAATAATTTGAACTGCATTCTTCTATGCATCTTGCTTACACTGTTGTTAATGAATGATGCAGACCTCAACAATCACCACCTCAGAGCAGAAATTCAGCACCTAAATGGCTGAATCTATCTTTAAAATTCCTTACAGACACCACGACCTTGGCTTTAATTGTCACATCTCATCATCCTTGAGGAATAACAAGTGCATATGTGATATCAGAGAAAAATCTCCTCAAATGTATAGAACTAATTTTCCCTTGagtgaaataattaaataattttggtATCATTGGTGTACCATGTACTGCTTTAGTTGTAAGCAGTGTAAGCCACTAAAAGAATCGATATCGCCCCCAACAGTGTCAATGTCAGTGCAGTTTTAAAAGTTCTCCAATATCAAAGGCATTGTCTTCCTTAAAGCTATTTGGAATAACTATTTGTGATAAGATTATTGATTCTGAGTGCTTTAGAAATTTGGCATCTTTAGACAAGGTTTATCTTCCTTTGCTGATATTTGGTTTATGAAGTTGAAGCAGAATCAAACACATCATTTATTTCTTTCATACAAGAATTTAGTGTCTTTTGAATCAACCAAAGGTCCAAATACACCTAAAGTGATATcagaaaattttaatatataagtttGGTGAAAACCTTAACTTATAAATACAAGACAAACTCATGAAATGTTGCACCCTATTCAATGTATTCTCTCtaacatttattttaatgtattttttgtttGAATAAGATTTATAACAGATTATAATTCATGAATTGAAGTTATTGGAGAGTAGTGGTGGACCCATGGCAGAATTCAAGGGATGAAGATGCACCCACTATTTTTTCACCTCCTACTTTTGTAAAAACTTTTTTAGCCGTTGTCAAATTTCGTGATAAAATGACCAACTTTTTTATGTTTCCTTTCCTTTAACACTCATTAGGTATTTTGCTGCTTTATTTAGTTTGACATCTCAGTTCTTTTTTCAGTTTCCTGCACTTAATTTCTATACTTATATCTTTATTTTCACATATACAATCCTGAATCTGTCACTAAAACAGAGTAAAGTTTCTACTAGAAATACAGAAAGATGcctacaaatatatatataaaaagagagGTTTGAAAGGAAAGATGTGCTATGAGCTCATACAAGTCAGCAACATGACCAACATCTTTTTATCTCTGAATCGCAACATAGTCACCCTTTTTGGAAGACTAACTCAAGAAACGTGCTTTTGGTTATTCAACTTGAAGCTTTCTGAGATAGCAAAAACCGATGAATGTGAATACTGATATAGACATCTCTTAAGTTAATATTGCCCCGTGTTCTTCAACAGCCTTGAATATGTCACTGCTCACTGGGCTTAATATATGTGTTCCACTCAATTTAAAATGTCACAGTCAATGAAAATTAGTCTTTGGTAAGTATAAGACGTGCATCATAAGGTAGTTGTCTCTTCACTATTTCTCGTGTCTTGCTACACAAGATAACAAAAGTGCTTCTGACTCTGGCTGCTGCAAAGCAGTGTCTTCTGTTTTGGATTAGATTTGGTTTAGATCAGAAATGAGTGTTCCTCTCTGCTTTATTTTCATTGATGGAACAATCATTTTTCAAACTCGAAGGTAGAAATCTAATTCCATTAGTCTGTTTAATTGGTACAGGGTTAGTGAACTAAAAATTGGATCCTTCATATCATTGCTTCACCAATGCCAAACTTCAACTTGAGTTTTGACTTTGCTCTACTTGaattccataaaaaaaatgtctGTAAATTtcaattatcattttatttgtcTTTGCTCTACTAGAACTTCACCATCACATGCctctatttatttatctttttgaaCAGGGAATTTCAATAAGGtaatttttatagaaaatttgaaatcctttataaaaaacatatatgGTTTGGTTAAggaatttttaaataaattaaaattttagaatttgagGAGAGAAATTAAATtgcttaaaataatttaaatttctactcaaatgagaatttgaaatttttttcatattattaaatttgttttttttttttatactttcttCCTAACATGATTATAGTCGGGTCGCTAACTTGACTAATATTAAGACATATTTAagatgattaatttttttaatgattgttTTGTTTATGTTGTAGAGGAGGGTTATTTCACTCCTGatattatttaagattttttcgATTAATGTCGATAAgactatttttttatgtgaattaaattttttaagttaatgcttgtcatgattataatttttttttatgtttgtagtgtttattttttatcattgatactaatgttatttttttttaaatagtttattaggattatttttataatgttaattttggaaattttttaaatattaactaaGAGTTACTTTTGCTAATGTAGACTAGCGTGATTTTTCAGTCAACATCAATCGAaaattagaagaagaaaaaactctAACAAACACCGTCATAAAAATAATCTCAATCAGATTAATCTAAACAATTATTGTTGATATCAATAGAAAATAATCTCAATCTATAGAGAGAAAACTTTGTCAatgttagtaaaaaaaatatttacaaactttgataaaaaaaacaacattaaGCAATATCAACtagaaaaatcataaatattaattttttaattattaacaattgtttgatatttaaattttagtgataattaaaaatactttctccaaaaaaagtaaagtaataaatttaaattgtctaatttaaaataaaatattttaaaaatgaaaaaatttaaaatgagataattttttgcaaaacaaataaagaaaaaagaaaataatgagaATAAAAACCACGAACCACTTTGAAACTCATGTTTCCACCTCCATGGTTCCTTCCTACACCttcatataatttaaaaagtcaAATATACCCTTAGCAGTAGACCAAATTAATTTGGACACctctttcattattttaaatacaatcTGATAGTTGAAATTGAATTCGAGATTCTATATCAGATTTTACAAATTAGATTCTATATCAGATTTCACAAGAttgtttttatcatttaaaaccAGCTTCTACGATCTAATTGTAAAAGCCGATatctaaacaaaaaaaattgaattccaAAATGACAAGTGGAGAACCTTGTCTTCAAACAGCCACCTCGAGCAGAAGTGCTGAACAACAGATAACTAATCTTTATGATTGCAACTTTTCTCGAactaaatttcattttattaatttaataagcATGGCAAACAGTTTAAGCATTAGCTAATAGTAGCCAGAAAGGAATAGCAAGTACAAACTTTCACAACGAACTATTAAATGCGTCCACTTTTTTTAAAGTTCAGAATTTTAAAACCAGTAGATCTACAAACCTGACAGTCTGTAATATAGCTTGGACATGAGATTTGGAAGTTAAATTTGTTGGGTGATATTACCTAACTTCCTTAAATTGTGCATTTAACTCCCACACACATATTCATAGCTAGTGAAAGATAGCTAAAAAGCAAAAAGGAATCATCAAGTAAAGCCCAGTTAAAATGTTAGTGTTTAACTACAGATTCCACAGTATGCACAACTAAACAGAAAAAGGCCAAACCAATCAATACTGACCAATGTTTACTACAATCTGCCCTGGTGTTCCACACAATGAGGAATAATTTTCCCATCTAATAGGATCTGTTTGTTCACTCTTACTGCCTTAGTCCCATTCTTCACTTTAAACCTTGCCTGTGTTTTATGATGATCATCTGCAAGTCCTTCTGGCATCGTTGACGACACCTCATCAAGGAATTCATCTGCCACATCTCCATCTTCGTCCATCCTAAGACGCTTAGCATACCAACCCAGACCCTGATGAAGAGAAACACAACAGCCAGAAATATTAAACACCTGCTGGCAGTAAATTACTAGACAAAGGAAAATTTATCTGACCATGATACTTCCTGACTTAATTACTAGGCAATGGAGACAACAAAATGTAAAAGGCACAAGCATAAGGTCATGAATGCCCATATTCCTAGTTTGCAACTATATTTGCTCTCCCCTCTTTCATCTATCATTGATTGGAGTCTTGTGCCTTAAATTCAATATCTCGTACATACATAGTACGTCTAAATGTTGTGAATGTAAAAACAAAAGCTATTCGGCACCAAAAAGGCTGCTATGACAATTCCCAATCATGAAACAAGGACAAGATTCACTGATTATGAGCAGAACAGATTAGATAACTACTTTTGAAACAAGACATGGTACAAAGCAAACTGTCTAAGAATTTGCCATTACCAATTTCAGTTTTAAATAATCCCCTCCTCATACTCCCCTTTGtgtttgggttgaagaatgttAAGTACATCCATTCATGTACTCAAGTGAGGGAAATTGACAGgagatttaaattttaatactaTACATAGATGAACTAATTCCAGTGGATTATGATAAGAATCACCCCTCCTTCAGTGGTAGGACACCTCCAACCTGATTTTGCCATGTTAAAGTCAGTTCAAATAAAAGCCAAATGTTGtcaatttcattcttatgcTTACAAAAATGTTCAGCATCCCCCAAGCTGCTAGAAAGAAGATTGATCCTCAGTAAGCAGAAtgaagcaagaaaataaagacaaaaacaGTATCCACATTGGCACTGCAACATTCCAAAGTCAAACCAATCTACTATTTTCCTGATGAAATCAAATATCTACGACTTGGATAACATCCTCTCAAAATAACTGAAATAATGATACCACATCCAGAACTCGAATTTCAGCTTTGGCAGTAGGAAGTCCAAGAGAAAACAAAGGTCTGCATTATCTTTCCCAAACACAAATATTATAAGATACTCCTTTCAATctcaaatataagaaaaaaatgtttttgataGTTGGATTTAAGTACAAGCAAATTTCAAATATACCTATCTCTAAAATGTCTTCCTTTTAATtgagattttatttttcttaagaagtggactttaaccTTAACTCAACTTTACAAAATCGGCGTGTAACATAaagtttgcatccacttatatattatgaaatgtttttatctctaTTCGATTTGGGATCTCAAACACACGACCTCACGCCAAGACCAATCAACTCATAGatgggactatatatttatagattGTCCGATTGAAACTCAATAAACAAACTCACAATTATATACTgtgaaatgtttttatctctatttgatgtgagatctccaacacacgaCCTCACACCAAAACCAGTCGGATAGAAACTCAATAGACAAACTCATATTAGGATAAACTCTAAATAAATCTAAtactatattaagaagtgaactttaaacttaaatCAATCATACAAAATCGGGTTTAACTCAATCTTACAAGTCAAGGGGTTTGCAAAATGTCTTTATTTCTAGTGGATATCAGATCTACAACCATTCCAGTGACTCTTATCTTTATTTAGTTTAGGAAAAATGTCTATTTTTCAAATGAAATTAGAACAATTAACTAAACTGATTAACTTTTTTTGTATTCAAAGCCCAAGGGAAgtactatttaaaaataattatccaTTGGAGTTCCAATCGAAAAAAGGGTTCCATTGTTGCGTACGTACATACACAAGTACTCTACACAGGAACTATAGACTCGTGTTATTTACAAtcctaataataaaattttaaacaatgattaaaaaacattattagCATCTGCACAGTCCCAACAATTCACAAGGGCCTTGATGTCCCAAATACACAAAAGTAAGCACACAAGTTTGCTATTTTCCTTTATCATATCCGTGCATTCATGCTAGATTTAATCCCTTTTCTGTAAAGCTCAATTGTGTAGAAAAAAGGTCAAAATTTACAAATGGGGTATAAGATCGAAGCAATTGTGGTGTCGCTAACATGAAATGAATTTTTAGGTTTCCCAAAATTTAAATGCATGGTTATAAAACCCAACAGAATTGGAACGCTGAGAGAGGAAGGACCTGAAGTCCGCCGTCGCCGGACGTAGAGGGAGTGAGAACGGGTGCTAGGTGGTGGCGATCGACGACGACCTGGGCAGGGACGCTAAAGCCTTTACGAGGACCGGTTTCTCTGACTCGATGCGGTGTCGTACGGGGATGGACGTCGTGTTCATCGGCGGCGGCATCCTTGGAATCGTGATCGTGGTTTCCAAGCCCTAGAAATCCAGCAATCTTTCGGAACAGTCCCATGACTCAGGGTATAAAAAAAAACGTGGTGTTCGTTTCAGCAGGTAAAGGACCCCTCTGCGCTGCACGCTTTTGCTTGCACTTTGCAGCTGCAGTTATTGCTCACAAAATGAGATACCATGGGACGCTATATACAACAACCAACCAATCCTTCACTTTCTACGCTGCATCCCTTCATCTTCCATTCTATTtgcttttcatattttattattctattttacagttacattttattctttttctcgAGTAATATTATGTGATAATGATCTAGATTATCGAATTAAAACTCTATTATATAATTGTATCTAAGCTTTTACTtcattaaatgttatttttacattttaattaatcttctatgattttatattttttcattatttttgttcaattttttattattattacccCCGGGATTGTTTGTACTatgttgtaaaataaaattat
The sequence above is a segment of the Phaseolus vulgaris cultivar G19833 chromosome 2, P. vulgaris v2.0, whole genome shotgun sequence genome. Coding sequences within it:
- the LOC137809994 gene encoding protein LOL1-like, which codes for MPVPLAPYPPPPPYTPPPNGAQSQVVCSGCRNLLLYPVGATSVCCAVCNAVTTVPPPEMAQLVCGGCHTLLMFIRGATNVQCSCCHTVNLALEANQVAHVNCGNCEMLLRYQYGARSVKCAICSFVTSVGTSTITTSEQKFST
- the LOC137809992 gene encoding uncharacterized protein — translated: MGLFRKIAGFLGLGNHDHDSKDAAADEHDVHPRTTPHRVRETGPRKGFSVPAQVVVDRHHLAPVLTPSTSGDGGLQGLGWYAKRLRMDEDGDVADEFLDEVSSTMPEGLADDHHKTQARFKVKNGTKAVRVNKQILLDGKIIPHCVEHQGRL